In Methanocaldococcus sp. FS406-22, the genomic stretch GTACAGGTTCATTAGGGCAAGGATTTTCAGCAAGTGTAGGGATGGCTTTAGGATGTAAGTTAGATAAATTAAATAACTATGTTTATGTCTTATTAGGAGATGGAGAGTGCCAAGAAGGGATAGTTTGGGAAGCTGCAATGGCAGCAGCTCACTATAAATTAGATAACTTAATTGCCTTTGTTGATAGAAATAAATTGCAGATAGATGGATGTACAGAGGATGTTATGAGCTTAGGAGATTTAAAAGCTAAATTTGAGGCATTTGGATGGGATGTTTTTGAAATAGATGGACATAACTTTGAAGAAATTATAAATACAGTAGAAAAAGCCAAAACTCTAAAGAATGGAAAGCCGAAGATGATTATTGCTTATACAGTTAAAGGTAAAGGAGTCTCATTTATGGAAAATAATGTAGCTTTCCATGGAAAAGCACCAAATGAAGAGCAACTAAAGCAGGCATTGGAGGAGTTAAGTGAATAAAATTTTATTTTTTGGTGATTTAGATGATTAAAATTGGAGCTTCAATACTATCAGCTGATTTTGGACATTTAAAGGAGGAAATCAGAAAAGCTGAGGAAGCAGGAGTTGATTTCTTCCATGTTGATATGATGGATGGGCATTTTGTCCCTAACATAAGTATGGGAATTGGAATAGCGAAATATGTTAAAGAAATAACAAAACTACCTGTTGATGTGCATTTAATGGTTGAAAACGTTGATTTATTTATTAATGAGTTTGAAAATATGGATTATATAACCTTCCACATAGAGGCTGTGAAATTCCCATTTAGAACAATAAATAGGATTAAAAGTATTGGGGCTGAGCCTATAGTAGCTTTAAATCCAGCAACACCTTTGGATAGGATAGAGTATATTTTAGGAGAAGTTCATGCCGTCTTAATAATGACTGTTGAACCTGGCTTCTCAGGGCAGAAGTTTATTCCAATTATGACAAAGAAGATTGAAAAATTAAAAAATATGATTGTTGAGAACGGTTATGATACAAAAATCTTTGTTGATGGTGGAATAAATGTTGAAACAGCTCCTTTGGCAGTGAAAGCTGGGGCGGATGTTTTAATTGCTGCATCTGCAATATTTGGGAAAGGAGATGTTAAAACAGCTGTTGAAAAGTTAAAAAATTCAGCATTAAAAGCTTTAAATGAAAAGTAATTAGGTGAAGAATCATGGTTAAGTTGAGTGGAGTTTATAAAGGAATGAGGAAGGGTTATGGGGAGACATTAATAGAGTTAGGTAAAAAATATGAGAATTTGGTAGTTTTGGATGCTGATTTGTCTGGTTCTACACAAACAGCCATGTTTGCTAAAGAATTCCCAGATAGATTTTTCAATGCTGGAGTTGCAGAGCAGAACATGATTGGAATGGCTGCAGGATTAGCAACAACTAACAAAATTGTCTTTGCTTCATCATTCGCAATGTTTGCCTCTGGAAGAGCATGGGAGATAATAAGGAACTTAGTGGCATATCCAAAGTTAAATGTGAAGATTGTTGCAACACATGCTGGAATTACCGTTGGAGAGGATGGAGCTTCCCACCAAATGTGTGAGGACATAGCTATAATGAGGGCAATCCCAAACATGGTTGTTATTGCCCCAACTGATTACTATCATACAAAAAATGTTATTAGAACTATAGCAGAGTATAAAGGCCCTGTTTATGTAAGAATGCCAAGAAGAGATACTGAGATAATTTATGAGAGTGAGGAAGAGGCAACATTTGAAATAGGAAAAGGAAAGGTTTTAGTTGATGGAGAGGATTTAACTATTATAGCAACTGGAGAGGAAGTGCCAGAGGCTTTAAGAGCTGCAGAAGTATTAAAAGAAAATGGAATATCAGCTGAAATTGTAGAGATGGCTACAATAAAACCAATAGATGAAGAAATAATTAAAAAATCAAAGGACTTTGTTGTTACTGTTGAAGACCATAGCATTATTGGCGGTTTAGGAGGAGCTGTTGCTGAGGTTATTGCCTCAAATGGCTTAAATAAAAAACTCTTAAGAATTGGAATCAATGATGTATTTGGAAGAAGTGGAAAGGCAGATGAGCTTTTAAAATACTATGGCTTAGATGGAGAAAGCATAGCTAAGAGAATTATAGAAGAAATGAAGAAAGAATAAATAAAAATCTATTTTATTTAATTTTTAAATATTTTCAAATAATTTTTTATGTTGGGATTATGAAGCTTAGATTTATTGAATGCCACATACCTAAGCATTTGTTTATGGGAATTGATGAAATAAAACAATGGGAGGGGGTTATTTGGGCTAATGTTGTAACTGATGGAGCAATTTCAACTATACAAATCTTAACAACGTTAAAAGATAGTGAGAAGATTGTTGATAAACTTAAAGAGAGGTATGGTGGAGCAAACTATAGGGTTGTTGTATTTGAGCCAACAATGACATACCCACCAATTGAAGAGGAAGAAGAGAAAGAAAAACCAGAGAGATTGATTAGAGAGGAGTTATACAACATAGCTTCAGATATTGCAAATCTAAGTAAAGAAAATATGCTAATGCTTATATTATCAACGATTGTTGCCATAGCAGGAATTTATAAAGATGATGTTGCTTTATTGATTGCTTCAATGATTATAGCTCCTTTATTAGGGCCGAATATAGCCTTATCATTATCAATTACAGTAGCAGATTACAAATTGGCATTGAAGAGTATAAAGACTCTAATAATTGAGTTGATTTTTGTTATAATTCTATCAATGATTGCTGGGCATTATCTGCCTGTATCTTTAGATAATCCACAGATACATTCGAGAATTACCTTAGATTTTTGGAGTATTATTATAGCTTTATCAGCAGGAATTGCTGGAAGTTTATCAACAATATCCAACATTTCATCGATTGCTGTTGGTGTTATGATAGCTATTGCTTTACTTCCCCCATTAGTTGTTTTTGGTTTGTTAATAGGGGCTGGATATGTTGAGCAGAGTTTTTCAGCGTTAATTTTATTTTTAATAAATATGATAGCAATAAATTTATCTGCAGTTGTTATATTCTCGTCTTATGGAATTTCCCCATATAGATGGTGGAAAAAAGAGGAGGCAAAGAGATATACCTTATATGCAATTTTATTATGGGTTACATTATTTATAGCAATATTTGTGCTAATATACTACCACTAAATTAAAAATATATAGTTGAAGATTATAACTTCATAGCAAACTTTTATTAAATAACTTATAATTTATGGAGGGATAGTTATGAAAAAGGGAACTGACTTATTAAAGAAAGGATTTGCTAAGATGGTTAAGCATGGAGTTGTAATGGATGTTACTAATGTTGAACAAGCACAAATAGCCGAAGAAGCAGGAGCTGTTGCAGTTATGGCTTTGGAGAGAGTTCCAGCAGATATTAGGGCAGCTGGTGGAGTTGCGAGAATGTCAGACCCAGCTTTAATTGAGGAGATAATGGATGCTGTCTCAATTCCAGTTATGGCTAAATGTAGAATTGGACATACAAAAGAGGCAGAGGTTTTAGAGGCTATTGGAGTAGATATGATTGATGAGAGTGAAGTTTTAACCCAAGCAGACCCATTCTTCCACATATATAAGAAGAAGTTTAAAGTTCCATTTGTCTGTGGGGCAAGAAACTTAGGAGAGGCAGTTAGAAGAATCTGGGAAGGAGCGGCTATGATTAGAACTAAAGGAGAGGCAGGAACTGGAAATATAGTTGAGGCTGTCAGACATATGAGATTGATGAACGAAGCTATAGCTCAATTGCAGAGAATGACTGATGAAGAGATTTATGGTGTAGCTAAATTCTATGCAAACAGATATGCAGAGTTAGCTAAAACTGTTAGAGAAGGAATGGGATTGCCAGCAACTGTTTTAGAAAATGAACCAATCTATGAGGGCTTTACATTGGCTGAGATTGTTGATGGATTGTATAAAGTTTTATTAGAGGTTAAAAAATTAGGAAGATTGCCAGTAGTTAATTTTGCAGCTGGAGGGGTTGCAACTCCAGCAGATGCAGCTTTAATGATGCAACTTGGTTCTGATGGAGTGTTTGTTGGTTCTGGAATCTTTAAATCAGAGAATCCATTAGAAAGAGCGAGAGCAATTGTTGAAGCTACCTATAATTATGATAAGCCAGATGTTGTTGCTGAAGTCAGCAAGAATTTAGGAGAGGCAATGAAAGGGATAGATATAACCCAAATAAGTGAGGCAGAGAAGATGCAATATAGAGGAGATTAAATTTGGTTATCTATCTTTTATTTTCTTGCTTTATTTTTATTTTTATTCATTTGATTAAACTTAGATTCAGTAGAGGACTATAAATTATATATTAAAACATTTAAGTATTCAATAAAAATGGGTAGAGATTATGAAAATCACAAGAATGCATGGAGCTGGAGGAAAGGTAATGCAGGAGCTTATAAAAGATGTAATTTTAAAAAATTTAGAACTAACAGCAGTTAATGGGGGAATTGGTTTAGAAAGCTTAGATGATTCAGCAACCATTCCAATAGGAGATAAAGAGATTGTTTTTACTGTTGATGGACATACAGTTAAGCCGATATTCTTCCCAGGTGGAGATATAGGTAGATTAGCAGTTAGTGGAACTGTAAATGATTTGGCGGTTATGGGAGCTAAACCGTTGGCTCTATCTCTGTCTTTAATAATTCCAGAAGGTTTCAGCTTGGAAGATTTAGAGAAAATAGTTAAATCAATAAACGAAACTTCTAAAGAGGCAGAAGTAGCAATAATAACAGGAGATACAAAGGTATCTGATGGTGTTGATGATATTATCATTTCAACAGCTGGAATAGGGATTGTTGATAGAGGAAAGGCAATAAGGGATTGTAATGTTCAAGAAGGAGATGCAATAATAGTTTCTGGAAATATAGGAGAACATGGATTAGCAATTTTATTATCAAGGGAAGGATTTGATTTTGAAACAAATATAAAATCAGATGTAGCTCCAATAAATAAATTAATTGAGAGGGTTTTAGAAGAAGGCATTCAAATAAATGCCATGAAAGACCCTACAAGAGGAGGTTTGGCAGATGCATTAAATGAGATGGCTGAAAAGAGCAATGTGGGAATAACTATTTTTGAAGATAAAATTCCAATAAGTGATGAAGTTCAGTCAATTTGTGATATTCTTGGATTAGACCCTTTAACTATAGCAAATGAAGGAAAGGTAGTTATGGCTGTTAAAAAGGAAGATGCCGAAAGATGCTTAGAGATTTTGAGAGAGCATCCATTAGGAAAGAATGCTGAGATTATTGGCTATGCTACAAAAGAACATAAAGGAGTCATTATGGAGACGATCGTTGGTAGGAGAATCGTAGATATGCCGATTGGAGACCCAATACCAAGAGTGTGTTAATCTTTATTAATTTTCCTTATTTTTGGTGAAATAATGAAAATCATTGGAAAAATTGGAAAAGGTAAAGTAGAAATTGATGAAAAGGCAAAGTTCTCAATACTTTTAGATAGTGTTGCTAAAAAAGCTGATATTGCTGAGGGAAAGAGGGCTGTAGAGGATATAATTAGAGTTATTTATAGACATCAGCCAATATCAACAAAAAAGATTGGTCAAAAGACAAGATTACCATTACCGATAATTGCCAAGGTTAGAACTATCTTAGAGAGAGAAAAAATATTAAAGAGAACTGAAAGAGGAGCTGAGCTAACAGATTTAGGTAAAGAATTTGCTGAAAACATTTTAAAATTGAAGTATAAAAAATCTCTTACCTGCAAAACTTGTAATGGTAGAGGAATAGTTTTAGATGAATTTTTTGAAGATATTTTAAATAAGGTTAGAGTTTGGGCTAAAAAAAGACCATTGGTAGATACAACAATAGACCAATCCTTTGCAACACCAGAAACATCCACTTATAGGGCTGCTTTAATGTATGAAAGAGGAGATTTAGAAGGTAAGAGAATTTTATTTGTTGGAGATGATGACCTAACTTCTTTACCAACAGCTCTAACAAATATGGCTGAAGAGATAGTAGTTGTAGATATAGATGAGAGGATTTTAAAACTTATAGAAAAATTTTCACAAAAAGAAAATGTTAAGATTAAAACTATCAAGCATGATTTAAGAAATCCACTACCAAAAGATTTAAAAGAGAGGTTTGATGTGGTCTCAACAGACCCGCCATATACTGTTAATGGTTTAAAGTTATTTTTATCAAGAGGTATAGAAGCGTTAGGAAAAGAAGGGATAGCTTATCTTTCCTATTCTCACAAACCAATAGATGAATGGCTCTCTATTCAAAAAGCAATTACTGATATGGGTTTTGTTATTTCAGAGTTGATTCCAAACTTTAATTATTATGAAGGTAGTGAGATAATTGCAAACACAACATTTATAGCGAGATTAGTTGGGAAAAATTTGAAGATAAATATTGGAGACACTGAGAAGATATATACTGGTTTAGTTAAGCCAGTTATAAGATATTATAAATGCCTAAAATGTGGAAAGGTTCATAAAGTTGGAGAAGAGGTTAAAAAAGTTGAGGATTTAGTTTGTGAATGTGGAGGGAAGAAATTTAAAATGATTAAGAGGGAAAAGTTGAAAAATGAATAATTAAAATATTTAATCATAAATTAAATCTAACTTATATTCCTCTGCTAATTCTAATGCCTTCTCTATCTCATCATAAGTTAATCTTCTGTTTATATCAGGATATTCCTTAGCTTTATATTCTGGGCGATATTGAAACATAACATTAACTACAGCGTTATCTAAATTTTTTGAGATGAAGTCAAATATTCTCTCTGTGCAACAATCTAAGTGGTTTGGCATTACTAAATGCCTTATTATAACTTCCTCATCTTTTATAAGCAAGTGATTTCTTCCAACTATATCAAAATAGTTTTTAACTTTTGATAATCTCTCCCCACATTCATTATTTCCAAACTTAAAGTCAGTTAAATATACATCGACAACTCCTTTTAACAAATACATTCCTTTAACAGTTAGATACATATTTGAATTCCAAACTACTGGGATGTTTTTATCCAAATAGTTTAGAGTTTTTAAAATACTCAATAAATGTGGTGTTGGGTCTCCACCAACAAAATTGACGTTTTTTGAATAATCTCTCTTATGTTTAATAATTTTAGCCATTTCTTTCGGATTATATGGAATACAGTGGTTAGGAATTGTCGTATCAAAATAAACTTGAGATATATCCCAATTTTGGCAGAAAACACATTTAAAATTACATCCACAGAAGAAAATTGTATGTGATGGAACTAAAACTCTCTCCTCCCCAAGATGCAAAAATTCTGTTGAATAATAGCTTTCTTTTATCCTGCAAAACCCTCTCTCAAACTCTCTATTTGCATAGCATCTATGCTCACAAAAATGGCAATTTCTAAATATTCTCTTGGCAATCTCTACTTTTAAGTCCAATAGATTTGGTTTCACAAACTCCAAGTTATTAAAATCAAA encodes the following:
- a CDS encoding bis-aminopropyl spermidine synthase family protein, producing the protein MKIIGKIGKGKVEIDEKAKFSILLDSVAKKADIAEGKRAVEDIIRVIYRHQPISTKKIGQKTRLPLPIIAKVRTILEREKILKRTERGAELTDLGKEFAENILKLKYKKSLTCKTCNGRGIVLDEFFEDILNKVRVWAKKRPLVDTTIDQSFATPETSTYRAALMYERGDLEGKRILFVGDDDLTSLPTALTNMAEEIVVVDIDERILKLIEKFSQKENVKIKTIKHDLRNPLPKDLKERFDVVSTDPPYTVNGLKLFLSRGIEALGKEGIAYLSYSHKPIDEWLSIQKAITDMGFVISELIPNFNYYEGSEIIANTTFIARLVGKNLKINIGDTEKIYTGLVKPVIRYYKCLKCGKVHKVGEEVKKVEDLVCECGGKKFKMIKREKLKNE
- a CDS encoding TIGR00341 family protein, which translates into the protein MKLRFIECHIPKHLFMGIDEIKQWEGVIWANVVTDGAISTIQILTTLKDSEKIVDKLKERYGGANYRVVVFEPTMTYPPIEEEEEKEKPERLIREELYNIASDIANLSKENMLMLILSTIVAIAGIYKDDVALLIASMIIAPLLGPNIALSLSITVADYKLALKSIKTLIIELIFVIILSMIAGHYLPVSLDNPQIHSRITLDFWSIIIALSAGIAGSLSTISNISSIAVGVMIAIALLPPLVVFGLLIGAGYVEQSFSALILFLINMIAINLSAVVIFSSYGISPYRWWKKEEAKRYTLYAILLWVTLFIAIFVLIYYH
- a CDS encoding transketolase; this translates as MEIRDLEKIAKRVRYKIVKMVGLAKSGHPGGSLSATDIIVALYFKLMNYDPKNPYKKDRDRFVLSKGHAAPALYAVLAELGIIEEEELWKLRRLEGKLQGHPSMDTPGVEICTGSLGQGFSASVGMALGCKLDKLNNYVYVLLGDGECQEGIVWEAAMAAAHYKLDNLIAFVDRNKLQIDGCTEDVMSLGDLKAKFEAFGWDVFEIDGHNFEEIINTVEKAKTLKNGKPKMIIAYTVKGKGVSFMENNVAFHGKAPNEEQLKQALEELSE
- a CDS encoding radical SAM protein translates to MKLSRYLAISRDLAPAKFMIAKCIEVEEFNGLELNELWEIHNKILKKVDFDDFDFNNLEFVKPNLLDLKVEIAKRIFRNCHFCEHRCYANREFERGFCRIKESYYSTEFLHLGEERVLVPSHTIFFCGCNFKCVFCQNWDISQVYFDTTIPNHCIPYNPKEMAKIIKHKRDYSKNVNFVGGDPTPHLLSILKTLNYLDKNIPVVWNSNMYLTVKGMYLLKGVVDVYLTDFKFGNNECGERLSKVKNYFDIVGRNHLLIKDEEVIIRHLVMPNHLDCCTERIFDFISKNLDNAVVNVMFQYRPEYKAKEYPDINRRLTYDEIEKALELAEEYKLDLIYD
- the rpe gene encoding ribulose-phosphate 3-epimerase, translating into MIKIGASILSADFGHLKEEIRKAEEAGVDFFHVDMMDGHFVPNISMGIGIAKYVKEITKLPVDVHLMVENVDLFINEFENMDYITFHIEAVKFPFRTINRIKSIGAEPIVALNPATPLDRIEYILGEVHAVLIMTVEPGFSGQKFIPIMTKKIEKLKNMIVENGYDTKIFVDGGINVETAPLAVKAGADVLIAASAIFGKGDVKTAVEKLKNSALKALNEK
- a CDS encoding transketolase family protein yields the protein MVKLSGVYKGMRKGYGETLIELGKKYENLVVLDADLSGSTQTAMFAKEFPDRFFNAGVAEQNMIGMAAGLATTNKIVFASSFAMFASGRAWEIIRNLVAYPKLNVKIVATHAGITVGEDGASHQMCEDIAIMRAIPNMVVIAPTDYYHTKNVIRTIAEYKGPVYVRMPRRDTEIIYESEEEATFEIGKGKVLVDGEDLTIIATGEEVPEALRAAEVLKENGISAEIVEMATIKPIDEEIIKKSKDFVVTVEDHSIIGGLGGAVAEVIASNGLNKKLLRIGINDVFGRSGKADELLKYYGLDGESIAKRIIEEMKKE
- the hypE gene encoding hydrogenase expression/formation protein HypE; translated protein: MKITRMHGAGGKVMQELIKDVILKNLELTAVNGGIGLESLDDSATIPIGDKEIVFTVDGHTVKPIFFPGGDIGRLAVSGTVNDLAVMGAKPLALSLSLIIPEGFSLEDLEKIVKSINETSKEAEVAIITGDTKVSDGVDDIIISTAGIGIVDRGKAIRDCNVQEGDAIIVSGNIGEHGLAILLSREGFDFETNIKSDVAPINKLIERVLEEGIQINAMKDPTRGGLADALNEMAEKSNVGITIFEDKIPISDEVQSICDILGLDPLTIANEGKVVMAVKKEDAERCLEILREHPLGKNAEIIGYATKEHKGVIMETIVGRRIVDMPIGDPIPRVC
- the pdxS gene encoding pyridoxal 5'-phosphate synthase lyase subunit PdxS, with the translated sequence MKKGTDLLKKGFAKMVKHGVVMDVTNVEQAQIAEEAGAVAVMALERVPADIRAAGGVARMSDPALIEEIMDAVSIPVMAKCRIGHTKEAEVLEAIGVDMIDESEVLTQADPFFHIYKKKFKVPFVCGARNLGEAVRRIWEGAAMIRTKGEAGTGNIVEAVRHMRLMNEAIAQLQRMTDEEIYGVAKFYANRYAELAKTVREGMGLPATVLENEPIYEGFTLAEIVDGLYKVLLEVKKLGRLPVVNFAAGGVATPADAALMMQLGSDGVFVGSGIFKSENPLERARAIVEATYNYDKPDVVAEVSKNLGEAMKGIDITQISEAEKMQYRGD